A single window of Leptospira koniambonensis DNA harbors:
- a CDS encoding PASTA domain-containing protein encodes MTKEELRSKYLPIGGYFFFIAFGLVVFFIAAFLVVFVRTKSSTMVVMPDVVGKPYNEVHNELMRLQLKVRLESKRYPDKTDGIIIYQSIRPGREVEAGSKVSLTVNIGLDRIDMPNLKGQSLVSAKNSMEKVLSGETYVSLTLGGITYVEVKEGEQPDTVVDQIPEAGKNITAGEKVFLLVTKPSTKKKEGEPQAGLEFKPGDSYAFAQRALVRAKISSKAEVVITKFRPDNGKIESVQKVGNEYKFKVFYFEPEDRVESGYESFVYEARKNGTYSIIVKDQNDETKQTEISAPTSYQEGEKIQTVFYRTGDVTLVLLDDQGSKVKSKDYENEF; translated from the coding sequence GTGACCAAGGAAGAACTCCGCTCTAAATATCTCCCTATCGGGGGTTACTTTTTTTTCATCGCATTCGGCTTAGTAGTCTTTTTCATAGCCGCCTTCTTAGTTGTATTTGTTCGTACTAAAAGCTCCACTATGGTAGTCATGCCTGATGTGGTAGGCAAACCGTACAACGAAGTCCATAACGAATTAATGCGTCTCCAGCTCAAAGTCAGATTGGAGTCCAAACGTTATCCAGACAAAACAGATGGAATTATAATTTATCAATCCATTCGCCCAGGAAGAGAAGTGGAAGCTGGTTCCAAAGTTTCTCTTACAGTCAATATCGGTTTAGATCGGATCGACATGCCTAATCTAAAAGGGCAAAGTTTGGTCTCTGCTAAAAACTCCATGGAAAAAGTTCTCTCTGGCGAAACTTACGTTTCTTTAACTCTGGGTGGGATCACCTATGTGGAAGTGAAAGAAGGAGAACAACCTGATACTGTAGTGGATCAAATCCCGGAAGCTGGTAAAAACATCACCGCCGGCGAAAAAGTATTCTTACTAGTTACTAAACCTTCTACCAAGAAAAAAGAAGGGGAGCCACAAGCAGGATTAGAATTTAAACCAGGTGATTCTTACGCATTCGCCCAAAGAGCACTTGTAAGAGCAAAAATTTCTTCCAAAGCAGAAGTGGTTATTACCAAATTTCGTCCTGATAATGGAAAAATTGAATCCGTCCAGAAAGTGGGAAATGAATACAAGTTTAAGGTATTTTATTTCGAGCCGGAAGATAGGGTAGAAAGCGGATACGAAAGTTTCGTATATGAAGCTCGTAAAAACGGGACTTATTCTATAATCGTAAAAGACCAAAACGACGAAACCAAACAAACCGAAATCAGTGCTCCTACTTCTTACCAAGAAGGAGAAAAAATCCAGACAGTCTTTTATAGAACAGGAGACGTGACGCTGGTTCTTTTGGACGATCAAGGTTCGAAAGTAAAATCCAAAGACTACGAGAACGAATTTTGA
- the fmt gene encoding methionyl-tRNA formyltransferase — translation MKIAFFGTPEPSAKLLQALLQEPDIQVQFVVTNPDRPKGRSKTLVPSPVKEIALATNLPIFQYESIKKEKEEALQNLSKFDAELYVVFAYGSILPKEIFSYPKFGSINLHGSILPDLRGASPVQTSLWKGYTKSGISIQYLGEKMDEGDIIRIQEVDVDLEDDTGSLMEKITQAGIQSLIPLLKGPRTSPFEATPQDHSKATYCTKIQAEDRVLDLKLSAIEIHNRIRALSPDLGGYCRFKEKRMVLWKTRPVDFSETPIQPGKLKRMDKKALILQCGDGHFLEILSVQPENKNRMTVADFMNGFRISDEDRFE, via the coding sequence ATGAAAATTGCATTTTTTGGAACCCCGGAACCTTCTGCCAAACTTTTGCAGGCGTTACTACAAGAGCCTGATATCCAAGTACAATTCGTGGTCACAAATCCGGATCGTCCCAAAGGAAGAAGTAAAACGCTCGTTCCGAGTCCTGTTAAAGAAATCGCACTCGCAACAAATCTTCCTATCTTTCAATACGAATCCATAAAGAAGGAAAAAGAAGAAGCACTCCAAAACTTATCTAAGTTTGATGCGGAACTCTATGTTGTATTCGCTTATGGCTCTATTCTACCTAAGGAAATTTTTTCTTATCCTAAATTCGGTTCTATCAATCTACATGGCTCCATTCTTCCTGATCTAAGAGGTGCTTCTCCAGTCCAAACTTCTCTTTGGAAAGGTTATACTAAGTCTGGGATCAGCATCCAATACCTGGGAGAAAAGATGGATGAGGGAGATATTATCCGCATCCAGGAAGTGGATGTAGATCTGGAAGATGATACTGGATCTCTTATGGAAAAGATAACCCAAGCAGGGATCCAAAGTCTCATTCCACTTTTAAAAGGCCCGAGAACTTCTCCTTTTGAGGCAACTCCTCAAGATCATTCCAAGGCAACGTATTGTACTAAAATTCAGGCAGAAGATAGGGTCCTGGATCTAAAACTTTCTGCCATTGAAATTCATAATCGTATTCGTGCTTTAAGTCCAGATCTAGGCGGGTATTGCCGTTTTAAAGAGAAACGTATGGTTTTATGGAAAACAAGACCCGTAGATTTTTCTGAAACGCCAATCCAGCCAGGTAAATTGAAACGAATGGACAAAAAGGCCCTTATTTTACAGTGTGGAGATGGCCATTTCTTAGAGATCCTTTCCGTACAACCGGAAAATAAAAACAGAATGACTGTTGCAGATTTCATGAATGGTTTCCGAATTTCGGACGAGGATCGTTTCGAGTGA
- the priA gene encoding replication restart helicase PriA — protein MIQYAELAFDLPILEDTFTYEVPPGTQVGMRVEAKLRGRKEEGIILSLHHNEPSYEVLQVDRVIDKTPVINEEQIGLAYWVKEQYLASLGECIHKMIPSGRRHSKVKLNENVIASEPFKLNEEQEKAYQNIKSDFGKDSIHLLFGITGSGKTEVYLHLIRDILQNSNKGVLLLVPEIGLTYHIIRKLEAVFPGQIALLHSALKVSERFKAYTDLLQGKKRIAVGTRSAVFAPISNLGLVIIDEEHDGSFKEHSTPRYHARQVALQRCRQNKAVLVLGSATPSVEVYHLAKTGKIGLQVLTKRPGTAKPPTVRIEENKKDARLLGSELTFAIKQRLDKKEQVILLLNRRGYSPLIYSEKEKTYIPCPNCTSHLCYHKKGTVICHLCGFSDSLQRLETKLGEKLVMMGTGTQKLEEFLLETFPGAKVERLDQDSIQDKSVLTDVIGRLVDGEIDILTGTQMISKGLDAARVTLVGVLNAGIGLGLPDFRAGERVFSLLTQVAGRAGRSDLAGEVLIETNTVDHPIIRMALDQDYVRFYDSEIKTREELFYPPFSRLIRILSRSKDEILSLKTIEEVHQVLKKHLPEPNTVVLGPAPCPFYKIDANFRNHILIKTTVQNKWREILKKEIRPLKISKNVYLELDFDPLDLV, from the coding sequence TTGATCCAATACGCAGAACTAGCCTTTGATCTTCCAATCTTAGAAGATACATTCACTTACGAGGTGCCTCCAGGCACCCAAGTCGGAATGAGGGTAGAAGCCAAACTTCGAGGAAGAAAAGAAGAAGGGATCATATTATCCTTACATCATAATGAACCTAGCTACGAAGTTCTACAAGTAGATCGGGTCATAGATAAAACTCCAGTCATCAATGAAGAACAGATTGGGCTCGCTTATTGGGTAAAAGAGCAATACCTCGCATCTCTTGGGGAATGTATCCACAAGATGATCCCTTCCGGAAGAAGACATTCTAAAGTAAAACTGAACGAGAATGTCATTGCCTCCGAACCATTCAAATTAAACGAAGAGCAAGAAAAAGCTTACCAAAACATCAAATCAGATTTTGGAAAAGATTCTATCCATCTTCTATTCGGGATCACAGGAAGTGGAAAAACAGAAGTATATCTGCATTTGATCCGGGACATTCTACAAAACTCAAACAAAGGAGTTTTACTTTTAGTTCCTGAGATAGGTTTGACCTATCATATTATACGTAAATTAGAAGCAGTCTTTCCCGGACAAATTGCATTATTACATTCTGCTTTGAAAGTATCAGAAAGATTCAAAGCGTATACGGACCTTCTACAAGGCAAAAAAAGGATCGCTGTTGGAACAAGATCCGCGGTATTCGCACCTATCTCAAACTTGGGACTCGTCATCATAGACGAAGAGCATGATGGATCTTTTAAAGAACATTCTACTCCAAGATACCATGCAAGACAGGTTGCTCTACAAAGATGCAGGCAGAATAAAGCGGTATTAGTTTTAGGATCAGCAACTCCTTCTGTAGAAGTATATCATCTTGCTAAAACGGGAAAAATTGGTCTGCAAGTTCTTACCAAAAGACCTGGAACCGCAAAACCACCAACAGTTCGGATAGAGGAAAATAAAAAAGATGCAAGACTACTCGGCTCTGAACTTACATTTGCGATCAAACAAAGATTGGATAAAAAAGAACAGGTCATTCTACTTTTAAATAGAAGAGGATACAGTCCTCTTATCTATTCTGAAAAAGAAAAAACATATATCCCTTGTCCAAATTGCACATCCCATCTATGTTATCATAAAAAAGGTACCGTTATCTGTCACCTCTGTGGATTCTCGGATTCTCTCCAAAGATTGGAAACGAAACTAGGAGAAAAACTGGTCATGATGGGAACAGGTACCCAAAAGTTAGAAGAATTCCTTCTAGAAACTTTTCCAGGTGCAAAAGTAGAACGTTTAGACCAAGATTCTATCCAAGACAAAAGTGTTCTTACAGATGTGATCGGAAGACTCGTAGATGGAGAGATAGATATTCTCACCGGAACACAAATGATCTCCAAAGGTTTAGATGCTGCTCGAGTTACTCTAGTAGGCGTTTTAAACGCAGGTATTGGTTTAGGACTTCCCGATTTTAGAGCGGGAGAAAGAGTATTTTCTCTTTTAACTCAAGTAGCGGGAAGAGCAGGGCGATCCGATCTAGCAGGAGAAGTTTTGATCGAAACAAATACTGTGGATCATCCGATTATTCGAATGGCATTGGACCAAGACTATGTTCGATTTTATGATTCAGAGATCAAAACAAGAGAAGAACTTTTTTATCCACCATTCTCTCGATTGATCCGTATCTTATCCAGATCCAAGGATGAAATTCTTTCTCTCAAAACGATTGAAGAAGTGCATCAAGTATTAAAAAAACATCTGCCTGAACCAAACACAGTTGTCTTAGGTCCAGCTCCTTGTCCTTTTTATAAAATAGATGCAAACTTCAGAAATCATATACTCATTAAAACAACAGTTCAAAACAAATGGAGAGAGATCCTAAAAAAAGAGATCAGGCCTCTTAAAATTTCTAAAAACGTTTACCTGGAATTGGATTTTGATCCATTGGATCTTGTCTGA
- a CDS encoding sigma-54-dependent transcriptional regulator, which produces MRIFIVDDEPEIRKSLQDILEDENYEAEQFSSGKNFLKHLKIERPSLVLLDVWLGKEDGLIVLDEIKKIYPTVPVVMISGHGTIELAVQATKKGALNFLEKPLSIAKVLEAVEEALVYSEKWESPEIKLESDEILGNSPAIQKVKFSIAQAAATNARVFIYGENGTGKELVAKTIFKNSKRKDQPFVELNCAALPEELIESELFGYVKGAFTGATDTRIGKFEAANGGTLFLDEICDMSLSTQAKVLRILQEQRFEKLGSTEQVSVDVRIIAATNIPVEEAIKEGKFREDLYYRLNVIPIVIPPLRDRKSDIPLLVDHYVRQTIAENNLTPKIIEKEAVSILESHFWPGNIRELKNVIERLCIMTVSDIIRAQDVKDSMTGFVKANDLVEKGDFKKAKEEFEKQYILKTLQTNEGNVSKTSKALGIERSHLYRKMKSLGIQAEDIHD; this is translated from the coding sequence ATGAGAATATTCATAGTAGATGACGAACCGGAAATACGCAAATCACTCCAAGATATTTTGGAAGATGAGAATTATGAAGCGGAACAATTTTCATCCGGCAAAAACTTCTTAAAACATCTCAAGATAGAAAGGCCAAGTTTAGTTTTGCTAGATGTTTGGCTCGGAAAAGAAGATGGACTTATTGTTTTAGATGAGATCAAAAAAATTTATCCAACTGTCCCGGTAGTAATGATCTCAGGCCATGGCACTATAGAACTTGCAGTTCAAGCCACCAAAAAAGGTGCTCTCAACTTTTTAGAAAAACCATTATCTATCGCAAAAGTTCTAGAGGCGGTAGAAGAAGCATTAGTGTATTCAGAAAAATGGGAATCTCCCGAAATCAAACTGGAATCGGATGAAATTTTAGGAAATTCTCCCGCAATCCAAAAAGTAAAATTCTCGATAGCTCAGGCTGCCGCAACAAATGCAAGAGTGTTTATTTATGGGGAAAACGGAACAGGAAAGGAATTAGTTGCTAAAACTATATTCAAAAATTCAAAAAGAAAGGACCAACCTTTCGTAGAGCTGAATTGCGCCGCCCTTCCTGAAGAATTAATAGAATCTGAACTATTCGGTTATGTAAAAGGTGCATTTACAGGAGCTACAGACACAAGGATCGGAAAGTTTGAAGCCGCCAACGGAGGCACTCTCTTCTTAGATGAGATCTGCGATATGTCCTTATCTACTCAGGCAAAAGTTCTTCGTATTCTACAGGAACAAAGATTTGAAAAGCTGGGAAGCACAGAACAAGTTTCTGTAGATGTTAGAATTATTGCCGCTACAAATATCCCGGTAGAAGAAGCAATCAAAGAAGGGAAGTTTAGAGAAGATCTTTATTATAGATTGAATGTAATCCCGATCGTAATTCCTCCATTAAGAGATCGTAAATCAGATATTCCATTACTTGTAGATCATTACGTAAGACAAACAATCGCAGAAAATAATCTTACTCCTAAAATTATAGAAAAGGAAGCGGTTTCTATCTTAGAAAGCCATTTCTGGCCAGGGAATATTAGAGAATTAAAAAATGTGATCGAAAGACTTTGTATTATGACTGTAAGCGATATTATCCGTGCCCAAGATGTGAAGGACTCCATGACAGGTTTCGTAAAAGCAAACGATCTGGTAGAAAAAGGAGATTTCAAAAAAGCAAAAGAAGAATTCGAGAAACAGTATATTCTGAAAACATTACAGACAAACGAAGGAAATGTTTCCAAAACTTCCAAGGCACTCGGAATAGAAAGATCTCATTTATACAGAAAAATGAAATCATTAGGGATACAGGCGGAGGACATCCATGACTAA
- a CDS encoding LIC_11548 family sensor histidine kinase, translated as MEEENRYYLRDLLILSGVISLSILAAELIHFRNSENIDIVDRILIYVYYTVPLVVLFLVISYFYRNRRNLETGRLKSSIRYRLSLSFLFIAMLPSFPVFLLTSNVIGRVFEGFYGLDIAQALEAGDHFVRKELDLEKNNLLEKAKLFRNLVQRQNPNPNLLTNRANELDLISNPNYYVGWYENNLPILENRSLKLAISPEEFTNLGTEEGISEKLALSQNLGFYLLKIESSNPAKFLILGKRVFQGEESRAYSFINTRKNYITADLAKEKLPYEVRLTITLLTVFAFLLSIFFSLVFARKISRPIIDLANATQKVSLGDTDINLPLTEGGEIGALVESFNQMVKDLKSKNEELMHTQRIAAWKEVAQRMAHEIKNPLTPIQLSAERIRRKLNSEVPEEFQEIVTKGSETIVGQVKILEHLVNEFSEFARMPAPRLINQHLEPVVLESAKLFEHTPGIQIELNFTKNLPEIFLDKKLFLGIMNNLFKNAVEAIEKRRQRGDSGFSQGKVRISAVLEKRIMRRSVVLLVEDNGIGVSSEYRSKVFEPYYSTKDEHVSGIGLAIVQKTVIDHNGHISVDSSELGGCKFRIELPVA; from the coding sequence ATAGAAGAGGAGAATCGATATTATCTCCGAGATCTTCTGATTTTATCCGGAGTGATCTCTCTTTCAATACTCGCCGCTGAACTAATCCATTTTAGAAATTCTGAAAATATAGATATAGTAGATCGTATACTGATCTATGTATACTATACTGTCCCTTTAGTTGTATTATTCCTAGTCATTTCTTATTTTTATAGAAATCGCAGGAATTTAGAAACTGGAAGGCTCAAAAGTTCCATCCGATATAGACTTTCTCTTTCTTTTTTGTTTATCGCAATGCTTCCTTCTTTTCCTGTATTTTTACTCACTTCTAATGTGATAGGAAGAGTATTCGAAGGATTTTACGGCTTAGACATCGCCCAGGCTTTAGAAGCTGGAGATCATTTTGTCCGAAAGGAATTGGATCTTGAAAAAAATAATCTATTAGAAAAAGCTAAATTATTTAGGAATTTAGTCCAAAGACAAAATCCAAATCCGAATCTGCTCACAAACCGAGCGAATGAATTAGATCTAATCTCTAATCCAAATTATTATGTGGGATGGTATGAGAATAATCTTCCAATCCTTGAAAATAGATCTTTAAAATTGGCAATTTCACCTGAAGAATTTACCAATCTTGGAACAGAAGAAGGAATTTCCGAAAAACTGGCCTTAAGCCAAAATTTGGGATTTTATCTACTTAAAATCGAATCTTCAAATCCTGCAAAATTTCTCATATTAGGAAAACGTGTTTTCCAAGGAGAAGAATCCAGAGCTTATTCTTTCATTAATACTAGAAAGAACTATATCACTGCTGATTTAGCAAAAGAAAAACTTCCTTATGAGGTTCGACTTACCATTACATTGCTGACTGTATTTGCATTTTTACTTTCTATCTTCTTCTCACTTGTATTTGCTCGAAAGATTTCAAGACCGATCATAGATCTTGCAAACGCCACACAAAAAGTTTCCTTAGGAGATACTGATATCAATCTTCCGCTCACAGAAGGAGGAGAGATAGGTGCACTAGTAGAATCTTTTAACCAAATGGTAAAAGATCTAAAATCCAAAAACGAAGAGCTGATGCATACACAAAGGATTGCAGCTTGGAAAGAAGTAGCCCAGAGAATGGCTCATGAGATCAAAAATCCGCTCACTCCAATCCAACTTTCTGCAGAAAGAATACGTAGAAAATTAAACTCAGAAGTTCCGGAAGAATTCCAAGAGATCGTAACAAAGGGAAGCGAAACCATAGTCGGTCAGGTAAAAATTTTGGAACATCTGGTAAATGAATTCTCTGAGTTTGCAAGAATGCCTGCACCTAGACTGATCAACCAACATTTAGAGCCTGTCGTTTTAGAAAGTGCAAAACTTTTCGAACATACACCTGGAATCCAAATAGAACTTAACTTCACTAAAAATTTGCCAGAAATCTTTTTGGACAAAAAACTGTTTTTAGGGATCATGAACAATCTTTTCAAAAATGCAGTGGAAGCTATAGAAAAGAGAAGGCAAAGAGGAGACTCTGGTTTCTCTCAAGGAAAAGTTCGTATTTCCGCAGTGCTCGAAAAAAGGATCATGAGACGTTCAGTGGTTTTACTTGTAGAAGATAATGGGATCGGCGTTTCCTCCGAATACAGATCCAAGGTTTTTGAACCTTATTATTCTACCAAGGACGAACATGTTTCTGGGATAGGACTTGCAATCGTCCAAAAAACAGTGATCGATCATAACGGCCATATTTCTGTAGATTCTTCCGAATTAGGCGGATGTAAATTCAGGATAGAACTTCCGGTAGCTTAG
- a CDS encoding HPr family phosphocarrier protein yields MKEIHLKINENGAGMHARPASVFVNCAAKYSCEVLVSKDGVEVNGKSIMGLMMLALAPGQEFSIKTEGAQEEEASDALAKLVEGDFAI; encoded by the coding sequence TTGAAAGAAATCCACCTCAAAATTAACGAAAACGGCGCAGGGATGCATGCTCGTCCCGCCTCAGTCTTTGTGAATTGCGCGGCAAAATACTCCTGCGAAGTTCTGGTCTCCAAAGACGGAGTGGAAGTGAACGGCAAAAGTATCATGGGACTCATGATGTTAGCTTTAGCACCCGGTCAGGAATTTTCCATCAAAACAGAAGGCGCTCAGGAAGAAGAAGCATCGGACGCTTTGGCTAAATTAGTGGAAGGCGATTTTGCGATATGA
- the hprK gene encoding HPr(Ser) kinase/phosphatase, translating to MSVPGINVSNILKDHPELGLKMIAGENGLQNRIHSSEINRPGLSLTGFYESFAHDRIQIFGKGEWAYITSKEGEDMEKLAADFFHFHLNCIIFTHGNVPPPIFVEYCDRLNIPLLGSDVSTHKFITLISQILDRSLAPRTMRHGVLIEVFGIGILLSGKSGVGKSETALELIERGHRLVADDMVEIRRLSESYLIGTCSDLLRHHMEIRGLGILNIKDIFGIGSVRDHKLIELIIHLEEWTEEKEFDRTGLENRTEEVLGVNIPLIKLPVRPGRNIPIIVETAAMNQRLKKLGKNAAAEFSQKLNIYLQQGKVERNPPQN from the coding sequence ATGTCCGTTCCAGGAATCAATGTATCTAATATTCTAAAAGACCATCCTGAATTAGGCTTAAAAATGATCGCAGGCGAGAATGGACTCCAAAATCGGATCCATAGCTCTGAGATCAATAGACCTGGTCTTTCACTCACAGGCTTCTACGAAAGTTTTGCTCATGATCGTATCCAAATTTTTGGAAAAGGAGAATGGGCTTATATTACTTCGAAAGAAGGCGAGGATATGGAAAAACTCGCAGCAGATTTTTTCCATTTTCATTTGAATTGTATTATATTCACACATGGAAATGTTCCTCCTCCTATCTTTGTAGAATATTGCGATCGTCTAAATATTCCACTTTTGGGTTCGGATGTTTCTACACATAAATTCATTACTTTGATCTCTCAAATTTTGGACAGAAGTCTTGCACCTAGAACTATGAGACACGGGGTTCTAATCGAAGTATTTGGAATAGGAATACTTCTTTCTGGTAAAAGTGGTGTGGGTAAAAGTGAAACAGCCCTGGAACTCATAGAAAGAGGACACCGTCTAGTCGCAGACGATATGGTGGAGATCAGAAGACTTTCAGAAAGTTATCTGATTGGGACATGTTCGGACCTTCTTCGACACCATATGGAAATCAGAGGATTAGGAATTCTGAATATAAAAGATATATTCGGGATTGGGTCCGTAAGAGATCATAAACTTATAGAACTCATCATCCATTTGGAAGAATGGACAGAAGAAAAAGAATTCGATCGTACTGGACTCGAAAACAGAACAGAAGAAGTATTAGGAGTGAATATTCCTTTGATCAAACTTCCAGTTCGACCAGGAAGAAATATTCCAATTATCGTAGAAACCGCTGCAATGAACCAAAGATTAAAAAAACTAGGAAAGAATGCAGCGGCGGAATTCAGCCAAAAATTAAACATTTATCTACAGCAAGGAAAAGTTGAAAGAAATCCACCTCAAAATTAA
- the rpoN gene encoding RNA polymerase factor sigma-54 yields the protein MNLNHQLVQKQTQKLVMTQDLRQSIELLPLSTLELADRISAELVENPMLEEEPGSERSKSPELYSVDDLKRKEKNDFLKNSDQGWQDSFSLDKPQYRGTDASDRNQKYIESSPNAQSLSDHLLWQLRISSLKGKEMEIAEILISMLDDRGFISQTQAELATEIGVSAKTIKKVLEQIHQLDPLGIGAGSIQETLYVQAKILRPEDKNLHDLIQNYLKDLEKLDYKGISKKMGLPVEAIEAMAAEIKKLEPFPATLYTPQKPDYIVPDVIIREIEGEFSILLNDEWLPKLKINKEYKGMLKKGAGAKDSDKEYISAKLNSAEWLIRSVNQRRQTLYRVVSAIIELQTEFFRKGVRFLKPLTLKDIAERLDLHESTVSRITSNKYVQTSWGILELKWFFSSGLKSKSSEGGMESSKTIHDIIRNLVKEEDPENPLSDQDIVEKIESKGIEIARRTVAKYRKILKILPSNQRKKVKSLEAR from the coding sequence GTGAATCTGAACCATCAGTTAGTACAGAAGCAGACACAGAAGCTTGTCATGACGCAGGATTTGCGTCAGTCGATAGAGCTTTTGCCCTTGTCTACTCTGGAACTCGCTGATAGGATCAGTGCCGAACTGGTTGAAAATCCAATGCTGGAAGAGGAACCAGGTTCAGAAAGAAGCAAAAGTCCTGAACTTTATTCGGTAGATGATCTAAAAAGAAAAGAGAAGAATGATTTTCTAAAAAATTCCGACCAAGGCTGGCAGGACTCTTTTAGTTTAGATAAACCTCAATACAGAGGCACCGACGCTTCTGACAGAAACCAAAAATACATAGAATCATCTCCTAACGCACAATCGCTTTCAGATCATTTACTTTGGCAACTTAGGATCTCTTCCTTAAAAGGAAAAGAAATGGAGATCGCAGAAATTTTGATCTCTATGCTGGACGATAGAGGATTTATTTCTCAAACCCAAGCAGAACTTGCTACTGAAATAGGGGTTTCTGCTAAAACGATTAAGAAAGTTTTAGAACAGATCCATCAATTAGATCCTCTTGGAATTGGTGCAGGAAGCATTCAAGAAACATTATATGTCCAAGCAAAGATCCTAAGACCTGAAGATAAAAACCTTCATGACCTTATCCAAAACTATTTAAAAGACCTGGAAAAACTGGATTATAAGGGAATTTCCAAAAAAATGGGTCTCCCTGTAGAAGCGATCGAAGCAATGGCAGCTGAGATCAAGAAGCTTGAGCCATTCCCCGCAACATTATACACTCCTCAAAAACCAGATTATATAGTTCCAGATGTTATTATTCGAGAAATAGAAGGTGAGTTCAGTATATTGCTGAATGATGAATGGCTTCCTAAATTAAAAATAAATAAAGAATACAAGGGAATGCTCAAAAAAGGAGCGGGGGCTAAAGATTCGGATAAGGAATATATTTCTGCAAAATTAAACTCAGCAGAATGGCTAATCCGTTCCGTAAACCAAAGAAGACAAACTTTGTATAGAGTAGTCTCCGCAATTATAGAACTCCAAACTGAATTTTTCCGCAAGGGTGTTCGATTTCTAAAACCTCTCACTTTAAAAGATATCGCAGAAAGATTAGATCTTCACGAATCCACAGTTTCTCGTATCACTTCCAATAAGTATGTCCAAACTTCTTGGGGAATTTTAGAATTAAAATGGTTCTTCTCCTCTGGATTAAAATCCAAAAGTTCAGAAGGTGGAATGGAATCTTCTAAGACCATTCATGATATTATACGTAATCTAGTAAAAGAAGAAGATCCCGAAAACCCTCTCTCCGATCAGGACATAGTGGAAAAAATAGAAAGTAAAGGGATAGAGATTGCCAGAAGAACTGTGGCGAAGTATCGTAAGATCCTAAAAATTTTACCATCCAACCAAAGAAAAAAAGTAAAATCTCTGGAAGCAAGGTAA
- the lptB gene encoding LPS export ABC transporter ATP-binding protein, which produces MGQRIRCQNLIKIYNKRKVVDGVSFDVRKGEVVGLLGPNGAGKTTSFYMSVGFVKPDSGHVFIDDQDVTEAPMHTRAKLGVGYLAQEASIFRKLTVAENLEAILETLNIPRSEIIRRRDELLLELQIMRVANQKGFTLSGGERRRCEIARALVTNPDFILLDEPFAGVDPIAVKDIQTVINSLKKKGLGILITDHNVRETLKITDRAYIMHSGRILIAGSPKELVNDKEAKRMYLGEDFKL; this is translated from the coding sequence ATGGGACAAAGGATCCGGTGCCAAAACTTAATCAAAATATACAATAAGCGTAAGGTTGTAGATGGAGTCAGTTTCGATGTTCGCAAAGGAGAAGTAGTAGGTCTACTAGGTCCGAACGGTGCCGGCAAAACTACTTCCTTCTATATGTCTGTCGGTTTCGTAAAACCAGATTCAGGGCATGTATTCATAGATGACCAAGATGTAACAGAAGCTCCAATGCATACTAGAGCAAAACTTGGAGTAGGTTATCTTGCGCAAGAAGCTTCTATCTTTAGAAAATTAACAGTAGCAGAAAACTTAGAAGCTATCTTAGAAACTCTGAACATTCCTAGATCAGAAATCATTCGCAGAAGAGACGAACTACTGTTAGAATTACAAATTATGCGAGTCGCTAACCAAAAAGGTTTTACTCTTTCAGGCGGGGAAAGAAGAAGATGTGAAATCGCCAGAGCCCTAGTGACAAATCCAGATTTTATCCTTCTTGACGAACCTTTTGCAGGGGTTGACCCTATAGCTGTTAAAGATATTCAAACTGTTATAAATAGTTTAAAGAAGAAGGGACTGGGCATCTTAATCACCGACCATAATGTTCGAGAAACATTAAAGATCACGGATAGAGCATATATCATGCATAGTGGTCGGATCTTAATTGCGGGATCACCTAAAGAACTCGTAAACGATAAAGAAGCAAAGAGAATGTATCTAGGAGAGGACTTCAAGCTGTGA